The following proteins come from a genomic window of Trifolium pratense cultivar HEN17-A07 linkage group LG4, ARS_RC_1.1, whole genome shotgun sequence:
- the LOC123921414 gene encoding F-box/kelch-repeat protein At3g06240-like, whose translation MMDTKNTQPYLPHELIILILLRLPVKSLLRFKCVYPLQTRFIDFEASLHQDTASVSLNLNCMPSESHSYIEIKGSCRGFIFLYSYSNIYLWNPSTGLHKQIPLSPIDSKLDAVYFCYLYGFGYDQSRDDYLVVLMSYDTTLANVSSHLEVFSLRDNKWKEIEGINLPYMNASDDPRTGSFFNGAIHWLAYGVDLSVNLIVAFDLMERKLLEMSLPDDFYYELSFCELWVFGDFLSLCVMGDDTVEIWVMKEYKVHSSWTKTLVLPTQYFSPLCLTKSGDIVGADGGNGLVKYDDKGQLLEHRSYCNVRGQSQAIMYTESLLSPPCFLSEPKKMTQTRRKRSTRRRMKL comes from the exons ATGATGGATACGAAGAACACACAACCGTATTTGCCTCATGAATTGATCATCCTAATCCTGCTCAGGTTACCGGTGAAGTCTCTTTTGCGTTTCAAATGCGTTT ATCCTCTTCAAACTCGATTTATAGATTTTGAAGCATCACTTCACCAAGACACTGCTTCTGTTTCACTCAACCTTAATTGTATGCCCTCTGAATCACATTcttatattgaaattaaaggTTCCTGTAGAGGGTTTATATTTTTGTACAGTTATTCAAACATCTATCTATGGAATCCATCCACTGGACTTCACAAACAAATACCTTTATCTCCAATTGATTCCAAATTAGATGCCGTATATTTTTGTTATCTATATGGTTTTGGGTATGACCAGTCAAGAGATGATTACTTGGTGGTTTTAATGTCCTATGATACAACCTTAGCTAATGTTTCATCACATTTGGAGGTTTTCTCATTAAGAGATAATAAGTGGAAAGAAATTGAGGGTATTAACCTCCCTTATATGAATGCCTCTGATGATCCTAGAACAGGGTCATTCTTTAATGGGGCTATTCATTGGTTGGCTTATGGTGTGGATTTATCAGTGAATCTTATTGTTGCCTTTGATTTAATGGAAAGGAAACTTTTAGAGATGTCTTTGCCAGATGATTTTTACTATGAACTTTCATTTTGTGAATTGTGGGTATTTGGAGATTTTCTCAGTCTATGTGTTATGGGGGATGATACAGTTGAAATATGGGTTATGAAAGAATACAAAGTGCATTCGTCTTGGACTAAGACTCTTGTTCTTCCCACTCAGTACTTTTCCCCGTTGTGTCTTACAAAAAGTGGTGATATCGTTGGAGCAGATGGTGGTAATGGATTGGTGAAGTATGATGACAAAGGACAGTTGCTAGAGCATCGCTCCTATTGTAATGTTCGAGGACAATCCCAAGCGATCATGTATACAGAGTCTCTACTTTCACCCCCTTGTTTCTTAAGCGAGCCTAAGAAAATGACacaaacaagaagaaaaagaagcacaagaagaagaatgaagCTGTGA
- the LOC123919436 gene encoding F-box/kelch-repeat protein At3g06240-like, whose product METKKTLPYLPEDLIIKILLRLQVKSLIRFKCICKSWLTLISDAHFANSHFEIMAATHTHRIMFISTSPPHQTQSIDFESSLRSASPNLNFLLPQTHSDLKIKGSCRGFILLRCSSEFHIWNPSTGLHKQIPLSTNDSYLDIKCLCYLYGFGYDQSTNDYLVVSMSYSYVHDTATDYIVSHLEFFSLRDNTWKEIEGTLFPYLNFSDGPPVGSLFKEVIHWLVFRVDISMYVIVAFDLMERKLLDMHLPDEFDGEHDYTGLWVFGEFLSVWAMDCDDNKFEIWVMKEYKVHSSWTKTHVISLDGIPINSPLCSTKSGDIIGTYDSAELIKYNDKGEFLEHTAYCNDSGTSQMALYVESLLSLPAANEQA is encoded by the coding sequence ATGGAGACGAAGAAGACACTACCATATCTGCCTGAAGATTTAATCATCAAAATCCTATTGAGGTTGCAAGTGAAATCTCTTATACGTTTCAAGTGCATTTGTAAGTCATGGTTAACTCTTATCTCTGATGCTcattttgcaaattcacattTTGAAATTATGGCCGCAACACACACTCATAGAATTATGTTCATATCAACTTCACCTCCTCATCAAACTCAATCTATAGATTTTGAGTCATCGTTACGTTCTGCTTCACCGAACCTTAATTTTCTGCTTCCCCAAACTCATTCAGATCTTAAAATTAAAGGTTCATGTAGAGGGTTTATACTTTTGCGCTGTTCTTCAGAATTCCACATATGGAATCCATCCACTGGACTTCACAAACAAATACCTTTGTCTACCAACGATTCATATTTAGATATCAAATGTTTATGTTATCTATATGGTTTTGGGTATGATCAGTCAACAAATGATTACTTGGTGGTTTCAATGTCCTATTCCTATGTACATGATACAGCCACAGATTATATTGTATCACATTTGGAGTTTTTCTCATTGAGAGATAATACATGGAAAGAAATTGAGGGTACTCTCTTCCCTTATCTGAATTTCTCTGATGGTCCACCAGTAGGATCGCTCTTTAAAGAGGTTATTCATTGGTTGGTTTTTCGTGTTGATATATCAATGTATGTTATTGTTGCTTTTGATTTAATGGAAAGGAAACTTTTAGATATGCATCTTCCAGATGAGTTTGACGGTGAACATGACTATACTGGTTTGTGGGTATTTGGAGAATTTCTGAGTGTATGGGCTATGGACTGTGATGacaataaatttgaaatatgGGTGATGAAAGAATACAAAGTGCATTCGTCTTGGACTAAGACTCATGTTATTTCTTTAGATGGTATTCCCATTAATTCCCCTTTGTGCTCTACAAAAAGTGGTGATATTATTGGAACATATGATAGTGCTGAACTGATTAAGTATAATGACAAAGGAGAATTTCTAGAGCATACAGCCTATTGTAACGATTCAGGCACATCCCAAATGGCTCTGTATGTCGAATCTCTACTTTCACTCCCTGCTGCCAATGAACAAGCTTAA
- the LOC123919435 gene encoding F-box/kelch-repeat protein At3g06240-like, with protein sequence METMMNTPLYLPHELIIQILMRLPVKSLIRFKCVCKLWLTLISDPYFANSHFEITAATHTHRIMFISTSPPYQIQSIDYEASLRSAYASPSLNFLLPQTHPDIEIIGSCRGFILLHCSSEFHIWNPSTGVHKEIPLSPNDSHLDVKYLCYLYGFAYDQSRDDYLVFSMSYDTTLANDNISSHLEFFSLRDNTWKEIEGTHLPYMHNSDLLRVGSLFNEVIHWLAFRNDTSMDVIVAFDLKEWKVLDIHLPDEFEGELDDSGLWVFGEFFSLWATDHFDRKGTVEIWVMKEYKVHSSWIKTHVVSLDDIHILIHSPLCSTKSGDIIGADDGKVVKYNDKGQWLESYCYFNDRGGSEVALYVESLLSLPANNEQA encoded by the coding sequence ATGGAGACGATGATGAACACACCACTgtatcttcctcatgaattGATCATACAAATTCTTATGAGATTACCAGTCAAATCTCTTATACGTTTCAAATGTGTTTGTAAGTTATGGTTAACTCTTATCTCTGATCCttattttgcaaattcacattTTGAAATAACCGCCGCAACACACACTCATAGAATTATGTTCATATCAACTTCACCTCCTTATCAAATTCAATCTATAGATTATGAAGCATCGTTACGTTCTGCTTATGCTTCACCGAGCCTTAATTTTCTGCTTCCCCAAACTCATCCAGATATTGAAATTATAGGTTCATGTAGAGGATTTATACTTTTGCACTGTTCTTCGGAATTTCACATATGGAATCCATCCACTGGAGTTCATAAAGAAATACCTTTGTCTCCCAATGATTCCCATTTAGATGTTAAATATTTATGTTATCTATATGGTTTTGCTTATGACCAGTCGAGAGATGATTACTTGGTGTTTTCAATGTCATATGATACAACCTTAGCTAATGAtaatatttcatcacatttgGAGTTTTTCTCGTTGAGAGATAATACGTGGAAAGAAATTGAGGGTACTCACCTCCCTTATATGCATAACTCCGATCTTCTAAGAGTAGGGTCGCTCTTTAATGAGGTAATTCATTGGTTGGCTTTTCGTAATGATACATCGATGGATGTTATTGTTGCCTTTGATTTAAAGGAATGGAAAGTTTTAGATATACATCTGCCTGATGAGTTTGAAGGTGAACTTGACGATAGTGGTTTGTGGGTATTTGGAGAATTTTTCAGTCTATGGGCTACAGATCATTTTGATAGAAAGGGTACAGTTGAAATATGGGTGATGAAAGAATACAAAGTGCATTCGTCTTGGATTAAGACTCATGTTGTTTCTTTGGATGACATTCACATTCTCATTCATTCCCCTTTGTGCTCTACAAAAAGTGGTGATATTATTGGAGCCGATGATGGAAAAGTGGTTAAGTATAATGACAAAGGACAATGGCTAGAGTCTTACTGCTATTTTAATGATAGAGGCGGATCCGAAGTGGCTCTTTATGTCGAGTCCCTGCTTTCACTCCCTGCTAACAATGAACAAGCTTAA